The genomic segment CCAGTTCTACCATTAAAATCATCGTTGGTACCAGATATACCATTAAAATCATCGTTGGTACTAGTTATACCATTAAAATCATCGTTGGTATCAGTTATGCCATTAGAATCATCGTTGGTACTAGTTCTACCATTAAAATCATCGTTGGTACTAGTTCTACCATTAAAATCATCGTTGGTACCAGATATACAATTAAAATCATCGTTGGTACTAGTTCTACCATTAAAATCATCGTTGGTACCAGTTCTACCATTAAAATCATCGTTGGTACCAGTTCTACCATTAGAATCATCGTTGGTACCAGATATACCATTAAAATCATCGTTGGTACTAGTTCTACCATTAAAATCATCGTTGGTATCAGTTTTGCCATTAAAATCATCGTTGGTACCAGTTTTACCAATAAAATCATCGTTGGTACTAGTTCTACCATTAAAATCATCGTTGGTACTAGTTCTCCCATTAAAACCATCATTGGCACCAGTTCTACCAATAAAACCATCATTGGTACCAGTTCTACCATTAAAATCATCGTTGGTACCAGTTCTACCATTAGAATCATCGTTGGTACCAGATATACCATTAAAATCATCGTTGGTACTAGTTCTACCATTAAAATCATCGTTGGTATCAGTTTTGCCATTAAAATCATCGTTGGTACCAGTTTTACCAATAAAATCATCGTTGGTACTAGTTCTACCATTAAAATCATCGTTGGTACTAGTTCTCCCATTAAAACCATCATTGGCACCAGTTCTACCAATAAAACCATCATTGGCACCAGTTCTACCAATAAAACCATCATTGGCACCAGTTCtacaaataaaatcatattggTACCAGTTCTACCATTAAAACCATCATTGGCACCAGTTCTACCATTCAAACCATCATTGATATCAGTTCTACCAATAAAATCATCGTTTGTATCAGTTCTGCCATTTAAATCATCGTTTGTATCAGTTCCGCCATTTAAATCATCGTTGGTACCAGTTTTACCAATAAAATCATCGTTTGTATCAGTTCTGCCATTTAAATTATCGTTGGTACCAGTTTTACCAATAAAATCATCGTTGGTATCAGTTCTACCATTAAAATCATCATTGGCACCAGTTCTACCAATAAAATCAGCATTGGTACCAGTTCTAccaataaagaatgaagtgtagtaaggggcgataactcgttatcgttccttacggaacgtaatgatagtatgagctaattcacgatttttgccggctattgtagcgatttgggagcggaaaaacTGGCACATACAATATTAATGggcttttgaaccattgtaaaactcggctcgatctaggtctggatgtatctggtatccctgtggaaattcgtatttatgagatattttgggtcaaacatgccaaaatcgtcactttgactaagaggttctgttaaaATCGCCcacaaaattcagaaaaaaatccagagataTAAGCAATGcacatacaaagagataaatgtttcctggagaaaacagtctgtttagtttttcgatatctttagcagaacggttactagattgttttgaaaatggcctattttttcgaccttctcagtatttttccaccCGACTGGGGTATTTTCCTATAAATAGGCTTcctgttttgatgacgcaagaccgggtgtttcctttccgtttagcaCGGTAGAACAGATGGACCGGGTCGGCATACATAGTTATTTAGCATTAAAATCATTACgaatcaactggttttatatttgttttgcgcgagtcatcttgatgatgtgttttaaagCCTGCATTAACACCAACAGGTCCG from the Pecten maximus chromosome 4, xPecMax1.1, whole genome shotgun sequence genome contains:
- the LOC117326409 gene encoding stress protein DDR48-like, producing MAVILLKRTGANDGFIGRTGANDGFIGRTGANDGFNGRTSTNDDFNGRTSTNDDFIGKTGTNDDFNGKTDTNDDFNGRTSTNDDFNGISGTNDDSNGRTGTNDDFNGRTGTNDGFIGRTGANDGFNGRTSTNDDFNGRTSTNDDFIGKTGTNDDFNGKTDTNDDFNGRTSTNDDFNGISGTNDDSNGRTGTNDDFNGRTGTNDDFNGRTSTNDDFNCISGTNDDFNGRTSTNDDFNGRTSTNDDSNGITDTNDDFNGITSTNDDFNGISGTNDDFNGRTGTNDDCNGRTGTKGDFIGRTGTKGDFIYND